From the genome of Nitrospira sp.:
TGCGGGGACGACCGCGACCACACGTCTATCCACGAGCGACTTGCAGCTCCTCTCGCTCGGCATCTTCCTTCAAGCGGGTAAAAATCATACGTCCGGCGGTCGTCTGCAACACACTGGTCACCACGACATCGACATTGCGGCCGATACACCGTCGGGCATTGTCGACGACGATCATCGTGCCGTCGTCGAGATAGGCCACGCCCTGACCGGCTTCTTTGCCTTCCTTCAAGACGAACACCCGAATGGTCTCTCCCGGCAAGACGACCGGCCGCAACGCATTGCAGAGCTCATTGATATTGAGCACCCGGACACCCTGTAACTCGGCGACCTTATTCAAGTTCAAATCATTCGTCATGATGCGCGCGCCCTTCTTCTTGGCAAAGACGACCAGCTTCGCATCCACTTCCTTCACATTCGGGAAGTCTTCTTCCACAACCTGCACATCGATATCCGCCATTTTCTGAATCTTATTGAGAATATCAAGTCCACGGCGGCCACGAGCGCGCTTCAGGGAGTCGGACGAGTCCGCGATATGCTGCAACTCGTGCAGGATGAACTGCGGAACGAAAAACGTGCCTTCCAGAAAACCTGTTTCACAGAGGTCCGCGACGCGACCATCGATGATGACGCTCGTATCGAGCACTTTAAGACCATTCGAACTGCCGGAGAGATCGGTCGCCCGTGGCTGAGACACGGGAAACTGCTCCTGCCCGAATCGCGCCCCCAGCACCAAACCCAGATAGGGGAACCCGAGGAGAAACACCAGTCCGCCGATGTGAAAGAGGAACGTCTGCACATCGAAGATTTCACCGCCAACCCACTCGACCAGCCCGGTCATTAAGAGCCCGACTGCCAGGCCTGCCGTCGCACCGACAATGATACCGAATGACAATGTTCGTAATGCGTATTCGCCAACGACGATCAGTCCGCCGGTGACCGCCCCGATCCCGAACCCGTACAACCAGAACGCCCCGCTGGCGCTTTCGGCCCGCAAGAACAAAACCATACCCGCCAGCGCACTGAGAAGGATAAATATGGCTCGCGATATCATACCGGAACCCCCTCTCCCTCATGGCGCCCCTCCGGGCACCCTCTCACCCTGTCATGGGCAGGAATATGCCATGCATCATCCGCCCCTGTCCCCTCACCCATTTTCTTCATGACATCGGCAAAGCAGAGTCCGCCTCTGGCGCTTCATGGGCGGGAATATGCGATGCATCGTCCGCCCTTATCCCCACCCATTTTCTTCATGACATCGGCGAAGCAGAGTCCGCCTCTGGCGCTTCATGGGCGGAGCGTCAGATAGATCGTCCGTCCCTGCCGCTTCAACAGCATGAGCGCGGCCTCGTCCTTAGGCAACTTAGCCGCGATGCGCTCGTAGGTCTTCAGCGATGTCACCGGCTGCCGATTGATCTCGATAATCAGGTCGCCTTCCCGGACGCCGGTTTCCTCGGCCGTGCTGCCGGGCTTCACCCGCACCACCACGACTCCGCGCTCGCCGGACTTCATTCCGTACCGGCCGGCCACTTCATCAGTCAGCTCCCGCACGTCCAGATCGGACAGAATGCCGGTTGGCGCCGCCGCTTCAGCCGACTCCTCCTCCCCCGCTTGCGTCATGGATTTCGGCTGCTCGACGATGGCCAGGTCGATCGTTTTCGGCTTCTTGTCACGGATCAGCTTGACGGATACTTTCTTTCCCACCGGCGTCTGCGCCACCGCGTTCCGCAGATGCGTGGGAGAATCCATCGGCTTCCCGTCATACTCTACGATCACATCGGCGCGCTCTACCCCGGCTTTCTTTGCCGGACTGCCGTCCATTACATCGCTGACCAGCACACCTTTGGTGTCGGTGACGCCGAACTGCTTCGCCAATTCCGGCGTCAACTCTTGAATCGACACACCCAGCCAGCCACGGACGACCTTACCAGTCTTGACCAGCTGATCCATGATGGAGCGGGCCATATTGCTCGGGACTGAAAATCCGATTCCCATGTTGCCGCCGCTCTGACTGAAAATGGCGGTGTTGATGCCCGCCAACTCGCCGCGCACATTCACCAGGGCACCGCCGGAGTTCCCCGGATTGATCGCGGCATCGGTTTGAATAAAGTCTTCGTACTCCGCAATCCCTGCCGCCCGACCTAGGGCGCTGACAATGCCCAACGTGACCGTCTGCGTGAGTCCGAATGGGTTGCCGACGGCTAAGACAAACTCGCCGACTTCCAGCAAATCCGAGTCGGCCCACGCCACCGTTGGAAGGCCCGTCGCATCGATTTTCACAACCGCAATGTCGGTCTTGGGATCGGTCCCGATCAACTTGGCTTTGAACTCGCGTTTATCCGAAAGCGTCACACGAATTTCATCGGCCTTGCCGACCACATGGTTGTTCGTGATGATCAAGCCGTTCGACTCAACGATGACACCTGACCCTAAACCGCGTTCCTTCTTTTCTTTCGGCTGTTGCTGCTCAAACCGGCGGAAAAACTCATCGCCGA
Proteins encoded in this window:
- a CDS encoding DegQ family serine endoprotease yields the protein MMETPTQRPESSRSWMVAAVLLTAGMIIGFVVASDLGWLSNGHAVPDSGVAPLVRPVATAPQPVLPGMGNLTFVEIAKAVKPAVVNIYATKTGKGEGGAHATPFEDPFFRKFFGDEFFRRFEQQQPKEKKERGLGSGVIVESNGLIITNNHVVGKADEIRVTLSDKREFKAKLIGTDPKTDIAVVKIDATGLPTVAWADSDLLEVGEFVLAVGNPFGLTQTVTLGIVSALGRAAGIAEYEDFIQTDAAINPGNSGGALVNVRGELAGINTAIFSQSGGNMGIGFSVPSNMARSIMDQLVKTGKVVRGWLGVSIQELTPELAKQFGVTDTKGVLVSDVMDGSPAKKAGVERADVIVEYDGKPMDSPTHLRNAVAQTPVGKKVSVKLIRDKKPKTIDLAIVEQPKSMTQAGEEESAEAAAPTGILSDLDVRELTDEVAGRYGMKSGERGVVVVRVKPGSTAEETGVREGDLIIEINRQPVTSLKTYERIAAKLPKDEAALMLLKRQGRTIYLTLRP
- a CDS encoding TRAM domain-containing protein, whose translation is MISRAIFILLSALAGMVLFLRAESASGAFWLYGFGIGAVTGGLIVVGEYALRTLSFGIIVGATAGLAVGLLMTGLVEWVGGEIFDVQTFLFHIGGLVFLLGFPYLGLVLGARFGQEQFPVSQPRATDLSGSSNGLKVLDTSVIIDGRVADLCETGFLEGTFFVPQFILHELQHIADSSDSLKRARGRRGLDILNKIQKMADIDVQVVEEDFPNVKEVDAKLVVFAKKKGARIMTNDLNLNKVAELQGVRVLNINELCNALRPVVLPGETIRVFVLKEGKEAGQGVAYLDDGTMIVVDNARRCIGRNVDVVVTSVLQTTAGRMIFTRLKEDAEREELQVARG